One Cupriavidus pauculus genomic window, GGCGCCGTATCGCCGTCGCGGCGGTGTTCGGCACCGTTGTGATATGCGCCCTGACCTGGCGTCCGGCCCGCGCGGCCGACGAAATGGTGATCCGCACGATGGGTCCGGTCAGCTACGTCTGCGGCGGCGTCGCCGAGGACGAACGCGCGAAACTGGCCGCTCAGGAGAAGAACTTCAATATGGGCATCCTGTTCACGCAGGGACCCACCGGCGAGTATCTGTCGGACGTCGACGTCAAGCTCACGATGGACGACGGCCAGCAGGTCGCCACGTTCAAGGCAGGTGGTCCACGCTGCCTCATACGTGCGCCCGAAGGCAGTTACAATATCGAGGCCAGTTACAAGGGTCAGCCCAAGACCCTGAAGATCAGTACCGGCACCCGCAACGCCCAACTGCGCTGGTAGCGCATTCGACGGCATCCGAGGCGTCGATGCGCGGCCGGCACCCGGAATGACGATGCCGCAGCGCCCGACGCCCTTTTCTTTCAGTTTCCGTCTGAGCTTCCCTCTCGGCAGCCGCCTGACCGTGCTTGGCATGGCGCTGCTGCTTGCCGCCTGCGCGGGCTCGCCGCCCAGCCGGCACGGCTCGACGCCGCCACGCGCGCCGGGCAAGCCCATGAACGACCCCAGCGTCGGCCTCGAGGAAATCTCGATCCAGGCCATGTCGCTGGTCGGCACGCCCTACCGCTACGGCGGCAACACCCCCGACTCCGGATTCGACTGCAGCGGCCTCGTGCGCTACGTGGTGCAGCGCGCGGCCAGCGTGACGCTGCCGCGCACGACCGAGCAGATGGGCACGCGCGGCACTTCACTGAACCGGAGCGAAGTCGCGTCCGGCGACCTCGTGTTCTTCAACACGACCGGCCGCGCCAATTCTCACGTGGGTATCTATGTGGGACAGAACCGCTTCGTGCACGCCCCGGCAACGGGGGGCACGGTACGGCTGGAGGATATGGGGAAGTCGTACTGGGCAACGCGCTACAACGGCGCGCGCCGTGTGGTGGCCGCGAACAGCCTCGGGGCACCGGAGCCGGCGCCGTCCTTCCAGCCAGCCCCGCCCGTACCGGCCGCGCCTTCGGTGCCGATCGAACCGGCGCCCGCCAATGACGACGGCGACGATCCGATCGCCGCATTCGCCAACAAACGCTGAGCGGCATCCGCGAGCGAATCGCGCAGGTTCAGCGGCGGGCGTATCCGGCCAGAGCGCGCAGAGCGTTCAGAGGATATGCTTGCCGACCCACCAGGCGATGGCGGCCATGAACGCCGACGCGGGAATGGTCAGCACCCACGCCCAGACGATATTGCCCGCCACGCCCCAGCGCACGGCCGACATCTTCTGCGCCGAACCGACGCCGACGATGGCGCCCGTGATGGTGTGGGTGGTGGACACCGGCACGCCCAGCGCCGAAGCGATAAACAGCGTCATCGCGCCACCGGTCTCCGCGCAGAAACCGCCGACGGGCTTCAGCTTGGTGATCTTCTGACCCATGGTCCGCACGATCCGCCAGCCGCCGAACAGCGTGCCCATGCCGATGGCCACGTAGCAGCTCACGATCACCCATGCCGGCGGCTCGCCACCGCCCGCGGCCACATGGCCGCTCGCGATCAGCAGCATCCAGATGATGCCGATGGTCTTCTGCGCGTCGTTGCCGCCATGGCCAAGGCTGTACAGCGATGCCGACACCAGCTGCAGCCGGCGGAACCAGCGGTCCACGCGCGACGGCGGCGTACGGAAGAACGTCCAGCCCACGATCACCATCATGATCGAGCCGAGCAGGAAACCCAGCAGCGGCGAGATCAGGATGAATGCCACGGTCTTCAGCAGACCGCCACCGACCAGCGCGCCCGTGCCCGACTTGGCCACCGCCGCGCCCACCAGGCCGCCGATCAGCGCGTGCGAGGACGACGAAGGAATGCCGTAGTACCAGGTAATCAGATTCCAGACGATGGCCCCGACCAGCGCGCCGAACACCACGTAATGGTCCACGACGTGGATGTCGATCGTGCCCGTGCCGACGGTGGCCGCCACCTTCAGATGGAAGATGAAGATCGCCACCACATTGCACATGGCCGCCATGGCCACCGCATGGTGCGGCTTGAGCACGCCCGTGGAGACGACCGTCGCAATCGAGTTGGCCGCGTCGTGGAAGCCGTTCATGAAGTCGAACAGCAACGCGAGCACGACCAGCAGGCCGATCACCCACAAGCTCATTTGAATGGTTTGCATGCGGTGCCGCGCCTTACGCGTTTTCCAGGACGATGCCTTCGATGATGTTGGCCACGTCCTCGCACTTGTCGGTGATCGACTCCAGCTGCTCGTAGATCGCCTTCAGCTTGATCAGGCGCTTGACGTCGGTTTCCTCGCGGAACAGCTTCGACATCGCGGAACGCATCACGCGATCGGCCTCGGACTCGAGCTGATCGATCTGCTGCGCGGTCTTGAGGATCGTGCTGGCATTGCCCATGTCCTCGAGCAGCGCCACGGCGATCTTGACCTGGTCGCAGCACTGTACGCAGATCGCCGCGAGGCGGCGCGCCTCGTCGGTGATATTGGTCACGTCGTACAGCGAGATCGTCTCGGCCACGTCTTCCATCAGGTCGAGGATGTCGTCCATCGTCGTGATGAGCTTGTGGATCTCGTCCCGGTCCAGCGGCGTGATGAACGTCTTGTGCAGCAGGTCCACGGTGTCGTGGGTGATGCGGTCCGCCTTCTTCTCGGTGGCCTGCACGCGGCGCGCATGGGCTTCGGCGTTGGGCAGGTCGTTGACCAGCGCCTCGAGCTCATGGGCTGCCGTGACGGCGCAGTCCGCGTGCTGGTTGAAGTATTCGAAGAACTTGCCCTCGGTGGGCATGAATCGACCGAACATGAAATGTCCTTGTGCGTGCGATGGCATGACAGCCGCGCGCGGGCGGCTGTCATAAAAACGCAATATTTTACAGGTTTGAGCGGATCAGGTGTCGCTCATTGATCGTTATCGAAGAACGCCGGACCGCCCGAGAAGTTGTCGAACTTCGTGAATTGCCCCAGGAACGTGAGGCGCACCGTTCCGATGGGACCGTTACGCTGCTTGCCGATAATGATCTCGGCCGTACCCTTGTCCTGCGAATCGGGGTTGTAGACCTCGTCCCGGTAAATAAACAGAATCACGTCCGCATCCTGTTCGATAGCGCCGGATTCGCGCAGGTCGGACATCACGGGACGCTTGTTCGGACGCTGTTCCAGGCTTCGGTTCAGCTGGGACAGCGCGATCACCGGACAATTCAGCTCCTTCGCGAGACCCTTGAGCGAACGCGAGATTTCCGAGATTTCGGTCGCGCGGTTCTCGCCGCCGCCCGAGCCCGACATCAGCTGGAGGTAGTCGATGATGATCAGTCCCAGCTGTCCGCACTGGCGCGCCAGCCGGCGCGAGCGCGCGCGCAACTCCATCGGGTTCAGCGCGGGCGTCTCGTCGATAAACAGCTGCGCGTCGTTCATGCGCTGGATCGCATGGGTCAGGCGCGGCCAGTCCTCGTCTAGCAGACGGCCCGTACGCAGCCGGTGCTGGTCCAGGCGGCCCACGGAACCGAGCATACGCATGGCCAGCTGCGTGCCGGCCATTTCCATCGAGAACACCGCCACCGGCAGGCCCTGCTCCACCGCCACGTGCTCGCCGATATTCAGCGAGAACGCGGTCTTGCCCATCGAGGGGCGGCCGGCCACGATGATCAGGTCGCCCGCCTGCATGCCGCTGGTCATGCGGTCCAGGTCGATGAAGCCCGTCGGCACCCCCGTCACATCGGACGTGGAATCGCGGTGATAGAGCTCGTCGATCCGCTCGACCACCTGCGTCAGCAGCGGCTGGATTTCCTGAAAACCCTGCTGCCCGCGCGAGCCCTCTTCCGCGATCGCAAAGACCTTCGACTCGGCTTCGTCGAGCAGTTCGCGGACCTCGCGCCCCTTCGGCGCGAACGCGGCGGACGCGATATCGTCGGCCACGGTCACGAGCTTGCGCAGCACCGACCGCTCGCGCACGATCTCCGCATAGCGCCGGATATTCGCGGCGCTGGGCGTGTTCTGCGCCAGCGAATTCAGATAGGCCAGGCCGCCGACTTCCTCGGCCTTGCCGGCCACCTGGAGCATCTCGTAGACCGTAATCACGTCCGCGGGCTTGGTCGCGGAGATCAGGCGCGCGATGCTCTGGAAGATGACGCGATGGTCGAAACGGTAGAAGTCGGATTCCGACAGGAAGTCCGCGATGCGGTCCCATGCGGCGTTGTCCAGCAGCAGGCCACCGAGCACCGATTGTTCGGCCTCGATCGAATGCGGAGGAACCTTGAGACTGTCGAGTTGGGGGTCTGCGGCGGGCGCGTTCATGGGGTGGGATTATAGCGGGCGAGCCCCGGGCGGGACCGGGACGCGCAAAACAAAAAAGGCAGGGGCGTGGCCCCTGCCTTTTTCATCGATCGGCCACGCGCGGGGCGCGGCCGAAAGCGACTGCGATCAGACGTGCTCGCCGAGCACCGACACGGTCACGTCCACCACCACATCGGTGTGCAGCGCGACGGTAACGGGGTGGTCGCCCACGACCTTCAGCGGGCCGTTCGGCAGACGCACTTGCGCCTTCTCGACCTTGAAGCCCTGGGTGCCCAGTGCTTCGGCGATGTCGGCGTTGGTGACCGAACCGAACAGACGGCCGTCCACACCCGACTTCTGGGTCAGTTGAACGGTCAGGCCGTTCAGCTTTTCGCCTTCGGCTTGCGCGGCGGCCAGCTTCTCGGCAGCGGCCTTTTCCAGCTCGGCGCGCTTGGCTTCGAATTCACCGATCGCGGTCTCGGTGGCGCGGCGCGCCTTCTTCGACGGGATCAGGAAGTTACGAGCGTAACCGTCCTTGACGCGAACGATGTCACCGAGGTTGCCCAGGTTGATGACTTTTTCCAGCAGAATGACTTGCATCGTGTATTTCTCCTTGCGGTCCTGGGGACGATCAGTTCTTGTGCAGATCGGTGTACGGCATCAGCGCGAGGAAACGCGCGCGCTTGATGGCCGTGTCGAGCTGACGCTGATAGTGCGCCTTGGTACCGGTCAGACGAGCCGGCGTGATCTTGCCGTTGTCGCCGATGAAGTCCTTCAGCGTGTCCAGATCCTTGTAGTCGATCTGCTCCACACCTGCCACGGTGAAGCGGCAGAAGCGCTTGCGCTTGAACAGCGGGTTCTGTTGCTGGAAGCGCTTCTTGTTCTTGTTGTCACGTTTGACGAATGCCATGATTCAATCCTTTTCGAATGCACTCTCTTCGAATGCCGTACATCCAATGATGTGAAAGACCAGCGTCTTGCTGTTGCGGTGCTTGCGCGCCAGGAACCCTTCGCAGTCGAGCAGCGTACCGAGCGCCATGCGCTCCAGTTGCCTGCCCACCGGGCCGATTCCCATCGCGGCGATCGCGAACTCCACCTGCCGCGGCGTTGCCGCTTCCACGACCTCGCCGGCATGCTGCAGGATGCAGTTGACGACGGGGACGCCGGCTGGCGTGTAGCGCAGGACGTCGCGTTCGACGAGCGTCGCGGATAACCGGATCTGGTTCACCGCGCCCGCCCTTCCGCTGGCACCGCAGTCCGCACTCAGGCGGCCTGGCCTTCCGTGGTCGTTTGCGCGGCCTTGCGGGCTTCTTCGCGCTGCACTTCCTTCATCATCGGCGAAGGAGCGGTTTCAGCCTTCTTGGTCTGCACGATCAGGTGACGCAGCACGGCGTCGTTGAACTTGAAGGCGTGCTCGAGCTCGGCCAGGGTTTCCTTGCCGCATTCGATGTTCAGGCAAACGTAATGAGCCTTGGCCAGCTTCTGGATCATGTAGGCCATCTGACGGCGGCCCCAGTCTTCCACGCGATGGATCTGGCCGTTTTGCGAAGTCACGAGCTGCTTGTAGCGCTCGATCATCGCCGGGACTTGTTCGCTCTGGTCCGGGTGGACGATAAAGACGATTTCGTAATGACGCATTGACGCTCCTTTTGGATGTAGCCACCCGGGCGTCACGTCCGGTGCGGCAAGGGTGGGTAGCCCGCGAGTATAGCCCGACCCTTGACATTCCTGCAAGGGCCACTTAATAAGCGGCCAGCCTCGCCTGGAGCCGCGCGGGATCGGCCCCAAGCGATGGATCGGCGGCCAGCAGCAACATCAACAATACGCGCGCCTTGTACGGATTGTGGTCCAGCGCCGAGGGGAACCCGCCGACGACCGCCCGCGCCGAAGCCGGCAAAGCCACGTGCCCGGCACCCGTACGCGACGCGCGCACCACGGCCACCTCTTCCATGGCGGCGTCGGCCAGTGCGCCGCCGAGCACCTCGTGCACGGAGCCATTGCCGGCCGCGGCCACCACGATGCCGCGCACGCCGGCCGCGACGAGCGCATCCACCATGAAGCGGCTCGGCGCCGCATAGCTCGCGACGATTTCCACGAGCGGCCAGTCCGACGGCACGGGCAGGTGCGCGACGGCCGGCAGCGGCGCGCGCGCGAAGCGGACATAGTCGTCCTGCACGAAGCCGAGCGGGCCGCAGGACGCGGAGACGAACGCGTTCACGGCCGAAGTGTGCGCCTTGGCCGCATCGCGCGCCGCGTGGATCTGCTGATTGATCACCACGAGCACGCCCTTCCCGCGCGCGTCCGCATGCGCGGCCACGCGCACGGCATCGAGCAGGTTGAGCGGCCCATCGGCCGACAGCGACGTCGAGGGGCGCATCGCCGCGGTCAATACCACCGGCACCGGGCAGGGCTGCGTCAGATGCAGGAACATCGCCGTCTCTTCCAGCGTGTCCGTGCCGTGCGTGATGACGATGCCGGCCACGTCGGGCTGCGCCGACCAGTGCGCGATGCGCGCCGCGAGCGTCGACCACAGCGCGAACGTCATGTCCTTGCTGTCGATCTGCGCCACCTGCTCCGCCTCCACGCGCGCGACGCGCGCAAGCGTGGGGACGGCCTGCAGCAGCGTGCCCACGGGCACGGTGGCGGCCTGGTAATGCGCGCTGCTGCCGGGATTGCCCGAGGCACCGGCGATGGTGCCGCCGGTAGCGAGGACGACGATGCGGGGGAGCGTATCGGACATGAGGGCGGAATCGCGTAGGGGAATCGAGGCCGCCGATTGTAGCGGGTGCGTGAACCCAACACTGCTGGCGTCATCCCGGAGGCGCGCGAAGATTGTGCTTGCACTTCATCCGATACTGTATAAAATCACAGCATACTGTTTAAACATACAGTGTCCAACGAAGAACACAGCGAAGAAGAAAGGACAAGGCAATCCGATGGCAACTCTGACTCCGCGGCAGCAGCAGATCTTCGACCTGATCCGCAATACGATTCGCGGCACCGGCTTTCCGCCGACGCGCGCCGAGATCGCAGCCGAGTTTGGCTTTTCGTCGCCCAATGCCGCGGAAGAGCATCTGCGCGCGCTGGCACGCAAAGGGGTCATCGAGCTGACGCCCGGCGCGTCGCGCGGCATTCGCCTCAAGGTGGCACGTAGCGACTCGGAGATGTCCGATCAGTTTTCGCTGCCAATGTCCGGTGTGCTGCAACTGACCCTGCCGCTCGTGGGACGCGTGGCCGCAGGCAGCCCGATTCTCGCGGCCGAGCATATCGATCGGCAATATCAGGTGGACGCGTCGGTGTTCGACGAACGCCCCGATTATCTGCTGCGTGTGCGCGGCCTCAGCATGCGCGATGCCGGCATTCTCGATGGGGATCTGCTCGCCGTGAAGCGTGCGAGCGAAGCGGCCAACGGCAAGATTGTCGTGGCGCGATTAGGGGAAGACGTCACCGTGAAGCGCCTGCAGCGGCGTGGCGGCACCATCGAACTGATCGCCGAGAATCCCGATTACCCGAATATCGTGGTCGAGTCCGGCCGCGAAGAGTTTTCCCTCGAGGGCATTGCCGTGGGCCTGATCCGATCTTCCGGATTCTGACCGCAGCTTCAGCGCCCTCAGTCACAGCTGTATTTGCATCGTTGTTTTGCCCTGTCGCCCCGTTCTGCCGAACGATGGGCGCGGACCCTTGCTGTCTCAAAATCACGAGGTGTAGCCATGCCGCAAATCAATACCATCGCCGCTCGTCGCCCGGTCAAGCCGGTGCCGTTTCGGCAAACCAAGGGCGTTCGCGTCTATCAGGGCGCGCAGCGTCGCACGATGGTGGGTAGCATGGCGGCCATCTGCCGAATGCTCGAGCTGGACGACCTGCCAGCCAAGCTGGCGGCCTGAAACGCGATTTCGTGCGCCGCACTGCACAATTTTTTTGTAAAAAATGCAGTTGCAGTCTCACAACGTGTAACTTAAGAAAACACTTAACACGGTGCTGGGTGTGATTTAATTCTCTGTAAGTGTGTTGCTAATGTGATGTTTAGGGCATCAAACCCAAGACGAAACCAGGCGCGCACATTCTCGCGCGGCTGCGCAGAACCGGACCTTGACGACCCCGCCGAGTGCCGGTTTTTTTTCGCCTCCGTACCGCGCGATGTCAGGTCATGCCCGTCATATTGCCCTGGAGGCGGTCCCGCAGCTTGCGCGAGAAGCGCAGCGCCTTGCTCAGGCCCATCGAGAAGCCGGGGTCGTAGTAATGAATCAGCAGCGACCGCCGCTGCCCGTCTTCCACATGCAGGTTCGCGTGCTTGAGCGCGAAGCCGTTGAACACATAGACGCTGCCCGGCTCCACGCTGATTCGCTCGCAGTTGCCGCGGCGCAGGTCGTACAGCGTCAGCTGCTTGCGAAACTCGAACGGCATGTTCCGATGGACGCCATGCCGGATCTTGCAGAACACGTTGTCGAGCGTGGACACGCGCTGCCGGGTCTTGCCGTACGTAACCAGGTCCCCGTTGAAGAACGAGTCCGGCGCGGCCAGTTGCAGGGGAACAAGCAATGTGAGCAGATGCGAGTCGAAATGGCGGCAGTGCCCGTCCCGGCTGTTGTCGCGGCTCACGCAGCGCAGTACGTGATGCGGGCGTTCTTCGATCGGCTTCTGGCTCATCTTGCGCGCGAACCGAAGCGTGGTCGCGCAGACCATCTCCTCCATCTGCCGGAACGCATCGACCTTGCGCAGTATCTCCGCCACCGAGCGCGGCTCCACGCGCGTCGGTTCGGGCCCGAACGACGCATCGATCGCGGCATTGATCTCACCCAACACGCTGGCCGGAATCACTTCCCGAAACGTTTTCAGCGATGCGTACTCCTCATACCCCATTGGTGTGTTCACGATATGTCTCGTTTGTTAGAGGGGGAAAACGCGTTTATTACAAATCTGAAATCTACGGAATCGTAGGTAAATGGGAATCCCTCCGTCGTAACGTTTGGTGTGCTGCCGCACATTGTTCGGAAACGACTGC contains:
- a CDS encoding C40 family peptidase gives rise to the protein MALLLAACAGSPPSRHGSTPPRAPGKPMNDPSVGLEEISIQAMSLVGTPYRYGGNTPDSGFDCSGLVRYVVQRAASVTLPRTTEQMGTRGTSLNRSEVASGDLVFFNTTGRANSHVGIYVGQNRFVHAPATGGTVRLEDMGKSYWATRYNGARRVVAANSLGAPEPAPSFQPAPPVPAAPSVPIEPAPANDDGDDPIAAFANKR
- a CDS encoding inorganic phosphate transporter, which encodes MQTIQMSLWVIGLLVVLALLFDFMNGFHDAANSIATVVSTGVLKPHHAVAMAAMCNVVAIFIFHLKVAATVGTGTIDIHVVDHYVVFGALVGAIVWNLITWYYGIPSSSSHALIGGLVGAAVAKSGTGALVGGGLLKTVAFILISPLLGFLLGSIMMVIVGWTFFRTPPSRVDRWFRRLQLVSASLYSLGHGGNDAQKTIGIIWMLLIASGHVAAGGGEPPAWVIVSCYVAIGMGTLFGGWRIVRTMGQKITKLKPVGGFCAETGGAMTLFIASALGVPVSTTHTITGAIVGVGSAQKMSAVRWGVAGNIVWAWVLTIPASAFMAAIAWWVGKHIL
- a CDS encoding DUF47 domain-containing protein encodes the protein MFGRFMPTEGKFFEYFNQHADCAVTAAHELEALVNDLPNAEAHARRVQATEKKADRITHDTVDLLHKTFITPLDRDEIHKLITTMDDILDLMEDVAETISLYDVTNITDEARRLAAICVQCCDQVKIAVALLEDMGNASTILKTAQQIDQLESEADRVMRSAMSKLFREETDVKRLIKLKAIYEQLESITDKCEDVANIIEGIVLENA
- a CDS encoding replicative DNA helicase, with protein sequence MNAPAADPQLDSLKVPPHSIEAEQSVLGGLLLDNAAWDRIADFLSESDFYRFDHRVIFQSIARLISATKPADVITVYEMLQVAGKAEEVGGLAYLNSLAQNTPSAANIRRYAEIVRERSVLRKLVTVADDIASAAFAPKGREVRELLDEAESKVFAIAEEGSRGQQGFQEIQPLLTQVVERIDELYHRDSTSDVTGVPTGFIDLDRMTSGMQAGDLIIVAGRPSMGKTAFSLNIGEHVAVEQGLPVAVFSMEMAGTQLAMRMLGSVGRLDQHRLRTGRLLDEDWPRLTHAIQRMNDAQLFIDETPALNPMELRARSRRLARQCGQLGLIIIDYLQLMSGSGGGENRATEISEISRSLKGLAKELNCPVIALSQLNRSLEQRPNKRPVMSDLRESGAIEQDADVILFIYRDEVYNPDSQDKGTAEIIIGKQRNGPIGTVRLTFLGQFTKFDNFSGGPAFFDNDQ
- the rplI gene encoding 50S ribosomal protein L9 — encoded protein: MQVILLEKVINLGNLGDIVRVKDGYARNFLIPSKKARRATETAIGEFEAKRAELEKAAAEKLAAAQAEGEKLNGLTVQLTQKSGVDGRLFGSVTNADIAEALGTQGFKVEKAQVRLPNGPLKVVGDHPVTVALHTDVVVDVTVSVLGEHV
- the rpsR gene encoding 30S ribosomal protein S18, yielding MAFVKRDNKNKKRFQQQNPLFKRKRFCRFTVAGVEQIDYKDLDTLKDFIGDNGKITPARLTGTKAHYQRQLDTAIKRARFLALMPYTDLHKN
- the priB gene encoding primosomal replication protein N, with protein sequence MNQIRLSATLVERDVLRYTPAGVPVVNCILQHAGEVVEAATPRQVEFAIAAMGIGPVGRQLERMALGTLLDCEGFLARKHRNSKTLVFHIIGCTAFEESAFEKD
- the rpsF gene encoding 30S ribosomal protein S6, whose protein sequence is MRHYEIVFIVHPDQSEQVPAMIERYKQLVTSQNGQIHRVEDWGRRQMAYMIQKLAKAHYVCLNIECGKETLAELEHAFKFNDAVLRHLIVQTKKAETAPSPMMKEVQREEARKAAQTTTEGQAA
- a CDS encoding asparaginase codes for the protein MSDTLPRIVVLATGGTIAGASGNPGSSAHYQAATVPVGTLLQAVPTLARVARVEAEQVAQIDSKDMTFALWSTLAARIAHWSAQPDVAGIVITHGTDTLEETAMFLHLTQPCPVPVVLTAAMRPSTSLSADGPLNLLDAVRVAAHADARGKGVLVVINQQIHAARDAAKAHTSAVNAFVSASCGPLGFVQDDYVRFARAPLPAVAHLPVPSDWPLVEIVASYAAPSRFMVDALVAAGVRGIVVAAAGNGSVHEVLGGALADAAMEEVAVVRASRTGAGHVALPASARAVVGGFPSALDHNPYKARVLLMLLLAADPSLGADPARLQARLAAY
- the lexA gene encoding transcriptional repressor LexA, whose protein sequence is MATLTPRQQQIFDLIRNTIRGTGFPPTRAEIAAEFGFSSPNAAEEHLRALARKGVIELTPGASRGIRLKVARSDSEMSDQFSLPMSGVLQLTLPLVGRVAAGSPILAAEHIDRQYQVDASVFDERPDYLLRVRGLSMRDAGILDGDLLAVKRASEAANGKIVVARLGEDVTVKRLQRRGGTIELIAENPDYPNIVVESGREEFSLEGIAVGLIRSSGF